The following proteins come from a genomic window of Dreissena polymorpha isolate Duluth1 chromosome 1, UMN_Dpol_1.0, whole genome shotgun sequence:
- the LOC127844129 gene encoding apoptosis regulator BAX-like produces the protein MSGDSLKFQKHRTQRQLSKDDIANQSRLLLHNFIGERLEKENVEHKPKLEDLQEPGTPSGPPLEHFKEIGSALRFIADELDQDKRIHNIIDKVPPNAPRETFFNVANDFFLDGVISWGRVATLFYFGYKMILKALDKVALIRAIINWVINFIVDKFAPWIISRGGWEAIREYFGTPGWQVAGVLIAGLTVAGAVVAYGKR, from the exons ATGTCTGGTGATTCTTTAAAATTTC AGAAACACAGAACACAACGACAGCTCAGTAAGGATGACATTGCAAATCAGTCACGTTTATTACTGCACAATTTCATTGGTGAGCGCCTTGAGAAAGAAAATGTCGAGCACAAGCCAAAGTTAGAGGATCTACAAGAACCAGGCACACCTTCAG GTCCCCCTCTTGAACACTTCAAAGAAATTGGCTCAGCACTGAGATTTATAGCAGATGAACTTGACCAGGACAAAAGAATTCACAA CATTATAGATAAAGTGCCGCCAAACGCACCTCGGGAAACGTTCTTCAATGTAGCCAATGATTTCTTCCTGGATGGGGTCATATCATGGGGCAGAGTTGCCACACTCTTCTATTTTGGCTATAAAATGATCTTAAAG GCACTTGACAAGGTAGCACTCATCAGGGCAATAATAAACTGGGTGATCAATTTCATAGTGGATAAATTTGCACCCTGGATCATCTCCAGAGGAGGATGG GAGGCAATTAGAGAATATTTTGGGACTCCGGGATGGCAGGTGGCTGGTGTATTAATTGCTGGATTGACGGTGGCAGGGGCGGTCGTAGCATACGGGAAGCGTTAG